From the Silurus meridionalis isolate SWU-2019-XX chromosome 5, ASM1480568v1, whole genome shotgun sequence genome, one window contains:
- the gpr137 gene encoding integral membrane protein GPR137: MEVTLFNPNSTLPPPFPIRPAMAPSVQLGVTILYTCLYGALFCIVYFQLWLLLFYRHKRWSYQSVFLFLCLFWAALRTTLFSFYFGDAVAANHLPTPIYWLLYCCPVCLQFFTLSLINLYFTQVLLKVRDLFSIEPRKGLCLARCVYASMSVVFLCINVVCATLGERGNTGGARNKTWTLVLVRVLVNDLLFIIEAVCLATSLLLLTRFSPTTSPYLHSKGTSLCRTAVLGVGVILVFFSRACYNLTVLILSQNYKVESFGFDWYNISDQADLQNDLGDMGYIIFGAILFIWELLPTSLLILIFRVPRPQTEMNCSPVINTRASRAYFFDDPRLMDGDTSATWSHSIRPNSSWFGSSETAPLLFNRTDPTNQHHTLYSTPQT; this comes from the exons ATGGAGGTCACACTGTTTAATCCCAACTCCACCCTTCCTCCCCCATTCCCAATACGGCCGGCTATGGCTCCATCCGTACAGCTTGGAGTCACCATACTTTACACTTGCCTGTATGGAGCTCTGTTCTGTATCGTTTACTTCCAGCTctggttgttgttgttctaTCGCCATAAAAGATGGAGCTACCAGAGCGTTTTTCTGTTCCTTTGCCTGTTTTGGGCAGCCCTCCGGACCACCCTGTTTTCCTTTTACTTCGGCGATGCTGTTGCCGCCAACCACTTACCCACTCCGATCTACTGGCTTCTCTACTGTTGCCCAGTGTGCCTCCAGTTCTTTACACTGAGCCTCATCAATCTCTATTTTACCCAG GTCCTGCTCAAAGTTAGAGACTTGTTTTCTATCGAGCCAAGGAAAGGATT GTGCTTGGCCCGCTGTGTGTATGCATCCATGAGTGTGGTTTTTTTATGCATCAACGTGGTTTGCGCCACCCTCGGTGAGCGAGGAAACACAGGCGGGGCCAGGAACAAAACATGGACCCTGGTTCTAGTCCGTGTCTTGGTAAATGATCTTCTTTTTATCATCGAGGCTGTGTGCCTGGCCACTTCGCTGCTGCTCCTGACCCGATTCTCTCCCACCACCAGCCCCTATTTACACAGCAAG GGGACCAGTCTTTGCAGGACGGCTGTGTTGGGAGTAGGAGTGATCCTGGTCTTCTTTAGCAGAGCGTGCTATAACCTTACCGTACTCATCCTGTCCCAAAATTACAAGGTGGAATCCTTCGGCTTTGACTGGTATAACATCTCGGATCAG GCTGATCTTCAGAACGATCTTGGAGACATGGGCTACATTATTTTCGGCGCTATACTTTTCATATGGGAGCTACTCCCCACAAGCCTGCTCATTCTCATCTTCCGAGTTCCACGTCCTCAGACAGAAATG AACTGTAGTCCCGTCATCAACACAAGGGCCTCACGCGCATATTTCTTTGATGACCCACGATTGATGGACGGTGACACAAGTGCCACTTGGTCACACAGCATACGCCCTAATAGCAG CTGGTTCGGCTCCAGTGAGACGGCTCCACTGCTGTTCAACAGGACAGATCCAACAAACCAGCATCACACCCTGTACTCCACCCCACAGACCTGA